One segment of Trachemys scripta elegans isolate TJP31775 chromosome 1, CAS_Tse_1.0, whole genome shotgun sequence DNA contains the following:
- the LOC117880005 gene encoding 2-oxoglutarate receptor 1-like — MAMNTTEDLANLTSLQSLADAFTNCTDVDVLLKNFYLPLMYSIIFLVGFPGNIIAISVYSFKMRPWKSSTIIMFNLAFTDLLYLISLPFLIHYYANGDHWVFGDFMCKFIRFGFHFNLYSSILFLTCFSIFRYFVIVHLMKFFSIQKRRWAVVACAAVWVISLVAVSPVNLLITSKEDQNKSICLDLTSSDNLDTIRWYNWLLSGLAFYLPLVVVTLCYTVIIYTLARGPHTHACYKQKARRLAILLLVVFYVCFLPFHIFRGVRIELRLQPVSCHIENQIHAAYIVSRPLAALNTCGNLLLYVVMGDNFQQAILSLSRCKLNNYVQHTGSNSDVNK; from the coding sequence ATGGCCATGAATACAACTGAAGACTTAGCCAACTTAACTTCGTTGCAAAGCCTTGCAGATGCTTTCACAAACTGTACCGATGTAGATGTCCTTCTGAAGAATTTCTATCTCCCTCTTATGTATAGCATAATCTTTCTGGTGGGCTTCCCAGGAAATATTATTGCAATTTCTGTATACAGTTTCAAGATGAGGCCGTGGAAGAGCAGCACCATCATTATGTTTAACTTGGCCTTCACAGACTTACTGTACTTAATAAGCCTTCCTTTCCTGATACATTACTATGCCAATGGAGACCACTGGGTCTTCGGAGACTTCATGTGTAAATTTATCCGTTTTGGCTTCCACTTCAACTTGTACAGCAGCATCCTCTTCCTCACTTGCTTCAGCATCTTTCGCTACTTCGTGATTGTCCATCTGATGAAGTTCTTCTCTATTCAGAAAAGGAGATGGGCAGTGGTGGCTTGTGCTGCAGTTTGGGTGATTTCCCTGGTGGCTGTCAGTCCTGTCAACCTTTTAATCACCTCAAAAGAGGACCAAAACAAATCCATTTGCCTGGACCTCACTAGTTCTGACAACTTGGACACTATTAGGTGGTATAACTGGCTTCTGTCTGGGTTAGCCTTCTACCTGCCATTAGTGGTTGTGACTCTGTGTTACACCGTCATTATTTACACTTTGGCTAGAGGGCCTCATACTCATGCTTGTTACAAGCAGAAGGCTCGTAGACTTGCCATTCTGCTCTTGGTGGTCTTTTATGTGTGCTTCCTACCCTTTCATATCTTTAGGGGTGTTCGGATAGAATTACGACTTCAACCAGTTAGCTGCCACATTGAAAACCAAATCCATGCTGCTTACATTGTCTCTAGACCATTAGCTGCACTAAACACGTGTGGTAACCTATTACTTTATGTTGTGATGGGAGACAACTTCCAGCAAGCCATCCTTTCTCTTTCAAGATGCAAGTTAAACAACTATGTGCAGCACACCGGGAGCAACAGTGATGTGAATAAGTAA